In Selenomonas sp. TAMA-11512, a genomic segment contains:
- a CDS encoding ACT domain-containing protein, translating to MKLVVTIVGRDQVGIVAMVSAILAEEKVNILNINQNIMDGFFNMVMIAEMKEDVLKLADLQKLLKEKGDTMGLEIKVQRQDIFKVMHSIDI from the coding sequence ATGAAGTTAGTTGTCACGATTGTAGGTCGCGATCAGGTCGGTATTGTTGCGATGGTGAGTGCAATATTGGCAGAGGAAAAGGTCAACATCTTAAATATCAATCAAAATATCATGGATGGTTTTTTTAACATGGTCATGATTGCAGAAATGAAAGAGGATGTTTTGAAGTTAGCGGATCTCCAGAAGCTTTTAAAGGAAAAAGGCGATACCATGGGCCTTGAAATCAAGGTACAGAGACAAGACATCTTTAAAGTCATGCACAGCATTGATATCTGA
- a CDS encoding PFL family protein yields MITMQNILETNHMITENKLDVRTITMGISLRDCAHPNIDSFCKNVYEKITRSAEFLVKTGEDIEEEYGIPIINKRVSVTPIAIAAEACETDSYVPVAETMDRAAKEIGINFIGGFSALVDKGYTKGDRMLIASIPQALAATDIVCSSVNLGSTKAGINMDCVREMGEVIKRAAELTRDRDAIGCAKLVVFCNAPGDNPFMAGAFHGVSEADKVVSVGVSGPGVVKHAIEDMKGADFSAIAEEIKRTAFKITRVGQLVAHEASKRLGVPFGIIDLSLAPTPAVGDSVAHILEEMGIESCGAPGTTAALALLNDAVKKGGLMASSHVGGLSGAFIPVSEDAGMIDAVVKGSLSLEKLEAMTCVCSVGLDMIAIPGDTSAATISGIIADEAAIGMINNKTTAVRVIPVPGKKVGDSVEFGGLLGLAPIMAIKDTYSSDAFIARGGRIPAPVRSLTN; encoded by the coding sequence TTGATTACCATGCAAAATATCCTCGAGACAAATCACATGATTACGGAAAACAAGCTTGATGTTCGCACGATTACGATGGGAATTTCTCTCCGTGACTGCGCGCATCCGAATATAGATTCTTTCTGTAAGAATGTTTACGAAAAGATTACCCGATCGGCGGAGTTCCTTGTAAAGACAGGGGAGGACATAGAGGAGGAGTATGGCATCCCGATCATCAATAAGCGTGTATCTGTCACACCGATTGCTATTGCTGCGGAAGCGTGTGAAACAGATAGTTATGTCCCTGTTGCTGAGACAATGGATCGGGCTGCCAAGGAAATAGGCATAAATTTTATAGGTGGTTTCTCTGCTCTTGTGGACAAGGGCTATACGAAGGGTGACCGGATGCTTATCGCCTCTATTCCGCAGGCACTTGCTGCAACAGATATTGTGTGCTCTTCGGTCAATTTGGGATCGACAAAAGCAGGCATCAATATGGACTGTGTCCGTGAGATGGGCGAGGTCATTAAGCGTGCCGCGGAATTGACGCGCGATCGCGATGCGATTGGCTGCGCAAAACTCGTTGTATTTTGCAATGCTCCCGGTGACAATCCGTTTATGGCGGGGGCTTTTCATGGGGTCAGTGAGGCGGATAAGGTTGTCAGTGTGGGGGTTTCAGGCCCCGGCGTTGTCAAGCATGCGATTGAGGATATGAAGGGCGCAGACTTTAGCGCGATTGCTGAGGAGATCAAGCGAACCGCATTCAAGATCACGCGTGTCGGTCAGCTTGTTGCGCACGAGGCATCGAAGCGTCTTGGAGTGCCGTTTGGCATCATAGATCTGTCCCTTGCTCCGACGCCTGCAGTCGGCGACAGTGTCGCGCATATCCTTGAAGAGATGGGAATAGAGAGCTGTGGTGCACCGGGGACGACGGCAGCGCTGGCACTTCTCAACGATGCGGTGAAAAAAGGCGGTCTTATGGCATCTTCACATGTCGGCGGTCTATCGGGTGCGTTTATTCCCGTCAGTGAGGATGCAGGCATGATTGATGCTGTTGTCAAGGGCAGCCTATCCCTTGAGAAGCTTGAGGCAATGACCTGTGTCTGTTCGGTAGGGCTTGACATGATTGCAATTCCAGGCGATACGTCTGCGGCAACCATCTCGGGAATCATTGCAGATGAGGCCGCTATCGGTATGATCAATAACAAGACCACAGCGGTGCGCGTCATCCCTGTTCCCGGCAAGAAGGTTGGAGACAGTGTTGAATTCGGAGGTCTCTTGGGATTGGCACCCATCATGGCGATCAAGGATACATACAGTTCGGATGCCTTTATCGCTCGGGGCGGTCGTATACCTGCTCCTGTTCGCAGCTTGACAAATTAA